The Vigna radiata var. radiata cultivar VC1973A chromosome 6, Vradiata_ver6, whole genome shotgun sequence DNA segment CCACCCCATCCTCAGTCTTGGGTGGGAAGAACTCAAAGGAGAACACCACCGTGTTTGGATCATTTGCGGCATAACGTATTTTCTCTGCGATCttcattttctacttttttttatagcTAAGACCAGGCCAAACAAAACAGTAAATAGGTCAGAAAACAATTTTACACCTCCATCTCGTCATTACATCATTTCACATAAAATTCAGATGTGTAATTGTAAAGAAAGGCATGgattataaacattttataattatagcaTCAAGAACGAAAGGGAAGGAAAAGTGGAAAGGGAAGGAAGAGTTGAAAGCAACGATCGTACCTTGTGAGGAAGGGAGATTCAGAGGAAGCACGTAATAGTCGAACCTTGTGGTATGAGGTGAGGAAGGGAGATTTAGAGGGAACGCCTAACGTGAGGAGTGGAAatatgaaaatggaaaaatttcttttagcaacattgttttaacaattttttgacgatgttttaacaattttttgacgaTGTATATGTGGTATACGTGACAGCTTGTAattgatctattttaaatattttttaaacataaattcaaatagatcaataaaataaaataatgacatgcGTCTCATTGTGAAAAAAATTGggaaaatatcattgtcctgcTGTGATAATATAGACAGACACATATCACATATAGAAAGGTAGGCAGATCTGCTGTGAGATAGGTAGATCTGCGGTATATGGTTGGTGGCAACTGGCTACCGGCAAGGGTCTTCGCTGCACATGGAATTTGGGTTAAGTGAAACTCGCGTGATAGGTAGATCTGCGGATTATGGTTGGTGGCAAGTGAAACTCGCGTTTTGTTTCTATCATTTTGTATATTATCAGtagagattttttttaagaacttataatttaatagttatCTGTTAATAGGATTTTTACAAATGTTAATTTTTCAGCTTTTAACTAgtttttcttaaactttaacCCTAGATTAGTCAAGTAGCACAACATTTGTGGATAGGTGAAAGAGGATTGAAAGTGATTTCTTTGATATAACTAAGAATAATTCAAAGTAAGAGCTATGTTTTTATAAGTATGCTGGAATAAATTAAGGTCCTCTTGGAATAATTTAATAGcagattatttaaatttatctagGGTTATAAGTAGTgtgtatatttatgtttttaaattatttttataaactcttCAAAATAACTTAATAAAAGACTCGCCTTCAAATtctatggaagaaaaaaaaagtcatattttaatttattatttactcttgtaaaatttaaatattattcttaagcaaatcaatttataactatttttattgcTTGTAAATCTATTACTTTTGCACGTCTTCccttttttaatgatttattttaatataattagtaatCTGTTTTATGCACTGCGTGTATAAATGAATGGTGAATTTTTTAAGATTGTATcatagtaaaatattattttatatatctatatacacacaattttaacacatttatttatatttgtactATATGAGTCGGACGAGACGGGaaggtaaaataaaagtaataattatgaatataaaagtctctttgtattatatatatatatatatatattttttttttttNTTTTNTTTCTTTTATTGGAAATGACAATGACAGCAGAACCCATTTTGAATAAAAGGTTGAAAAAGAATATCtccaagtttttgaaaaagaacaTAATAGCATTAGTCACTCACCCATAAACCatacattgttaaaaaaaaaagacgaaATTAAACTGGACTACACATTTATTAAAGTATGAcaaaagatattaatttataagtttttgcAATTGCAAAGTAAAATTTCAGCTCTAtcaatagtataaaaaaaaggCCCCTAAAAGAATGCTTAATTGCAGTTTGGGACCACACAACAGTTCGAGCTCTAGTTTTTGCTGCAGTTATTTTAAGTCTTCTGTCACAGTTGTGATCATGGAATGAAGTCATAGTGACAAGAACCATGACCTGCGCACAAACATTAAATCACCATCATTCATGCACTTTCTTctatgctatatatatatatatatatatatatatatatatatatatatatagacacacacacacactcaaatGGGAAATCGTGATTACGAGGAATCAGTTTGATACTTACTAGGATCCACTTCTGTTGTCATGGCAGCCCCTCTGAAATTGCAAGAACCTCCACTGTGCTTGAATTTCTGATAGTAGCTGTTGAAGGCATAAGAAGCATGGTCTTTTAATGTGTTTGGAAGATAGCAAGGTTGGTTCACTTGGATttttctgcaatctgcacctcCTTTTCCACATGCCCAATTCAAGGCTGCCTGCAATTCATTAACAGTGGCCTGCTCATCAGCAACACACCATTGCTCAAACTCCGCGTATGCTGCATCAATGCAATGTACTTTTTTGAGATGAACACAATGAATACAAATAGGAAGAAGGAATAAAAAGTTACATTTTTTCATTTCCGGGGTAGAAGAAGGAGCACTTTTCCGTTACCTGTTTTTGGAGGAATCATGAACAGGAAAAGTAGAGGAAGCATTAACTTCAGCATCAATGTTGCCATTTTGGAGAAAAGATAAGAGAGGCTTTGGTGATTGATAAAGACTGATTAGTGTATAGAATAAATACCAAAGACATAACCAATGTTGTTGCTTATATAGTACACAAACAGTCAAGGAAAAAGGTAGGAAGTTTTGGTCTCTTTCTAACGGTTAAGAACGAATTTTACGTTATTCCATTGCAGGTGGATCATTCATGGTGGCCACATTGACAGAAAGAACTGAGCTGTAACACGGCAAAAGTTTATGTTATTTCTAAGGCCACTTCCAATTTCAGCGGTTTTGTGATGCTTTGGCACGTGCTCCACACTCAGAAAGAAAAAACGCACAGAAAAAGACTTATATTCTTAACTTTCTCTGCTGTCAGAAGTTCATCCAACTCAACAACgatttaccttttttttcccTCTCAATGACAAAATGATTATTTATCTCACTTCCTTCTTTCTTCCTTACTTTCCACACACACTTCTCAGCTTTAACCCCGTTTTTCTCTTTTGCCCTTTTCAGTGTGGGAAAAAAGGCTTATTTTGTTAGTGGTCCTCATGTTCTGGTGTCTCATCTCCCATACCAGTAGCCTTACTTGTAGCTCAATATTCAACTTTAATGAATTGAACATTTATTAGCCTTCACACAGCATTTATGTGGAAAGAAACAGTTACAACTCAGTGACAAGTTGAAATTTCACTGGTCACaacatattaatattgttaCATATGCCATG contains these protein-coding regions:
- the LOC106764677 gene encoding glucan endo-1,3-beta-glucosidase 12, translating into MATLMLKLMLPLLFLFMIPPKTAYAEFEQWCVADEQATVNELQAALNWACGKGGADCRKIQVNQPCYLPNTLKDHASYAFNSYYQKFKHSGGSCNFRGAAMTTEVDPSHGSCHYDFIP